The Streptomyces durmitorensis genome contains the following window.
GCGCCCGGCGTACGGAGACTGCTTTAGCGCTGAGTTCCGGGGGTTCTGCTGGCATGACCGGACGCTATCGCTCTACTTCTGGCTCCGCCGCGCCGGGGTTCTCCGGGACCGCTTGAGGTGTCTCTTGAGGCGTCTCTTGAGGTGTCTCTTGAGGATCCGCTTGAGGTGTCTCTTGAGGATCCGCTTGAGGGATCGCTTCTGGGATCGCTTCAGGGATCGCTTGAGAGACCGGGCCCACGATGCGCATCGCGTCGCTGAGTGCTTCGCGCTGTTCCGCCGACATCATCCCGAAGAACGCGACGAGAGCGGCGGCGGGGTTGTCGCTCTGCGACCATGCTTCGTTCATCAGTGCGGCGGCGTAGGCGGCCCGAGTGGAGACCGCCTCATATCGATAGGCGCGACCTTCCGCTTCACGGCGCACCCAGCCCTTCTGATGAAGATTGTCCAAAACGGTCATGACGGTGGTGTACGCGATGGACCGTTCCTGCTGAAGGTCTTCCAGGACTTCTCGAACGGTCACGGGGCGGTTCCACTTCCACACCCGTGTCATGACTGAGTCTTCGAGTTCTCCCAAGGGGCGAGGCACACCAGAACAATAGTGGGAGATGTCACTAATGACGTGACGGACGTGGGCGAGGCGCCATTTCCGCAACAAAAAGGGCGTACGACTCGGAATGAGAGCGAGTCGTACGCCAAGAGTGTGCGGGTGGTGACCTCGGGTCACCGGGAGTCGGACCTGGTCAGGCCTTGGGGGCCTGCCTGGCGCCTTCGGCTCGGGCGATCACGGCGTCGACGGCCGCGTCTTCCTTGGCCTTGTTGGCGCCGCCCTGGGTCTTCACGATCGTCACGATGAGACCGCCGAAGAACACGGCCATCACTACGGGGGGCAGGAGCGCGGAGACGTATTCCATGCCCCCAGAGTAGCTAGCCCGCGGCGAGCTGGTGCGGGGGGTCCGCCGGACGGCGCTTGGGAGGGAAGACCTCGGCCGGGGTCGGCACGGGGCGGGGCTGCTCGGGAGTGGCCGGCTTTGCGGGCGGGGCGCTCGGCGTCTTGGGCTTGGGCTCCGCCCTGTCGTCGGCCTCGCTCCGGCCGCCGGGGAGGGCGAGCAGGCGCGTGCGCGAGGCGGGGACGAGACGGCGGGGCGCCGGGGCGGACGTATGGGACCGGCCCGAGAGACGGGCGCGTACGGCCTGTTCGGCGATGGTCCGGCAGCGCTCCAGGAGGGCGGCCGCGACCGGGTTGCCGCGCAGGGCGCGCAGCGCGGCGAGGTCGTCGGCGCCCGGCTGGTAGCCGGAGCACAGGACGTCCTCGATGAGCGCGAGGTAGCCGGTCGCGGTGCCGGGCAGGGCCGCCCGGTAGCGGGCGAGGTCGGCCAGCAGGAAGGCGCGGAGCCTGGCGCCCTCGCTGACCGCCTCGTCGACGGCGTCGGCGAGGCGGAGGCAGTCCTGGACGTCTGCGTCGGAGACGGGGCTTGGATGCAGGGCGAGGGCCAGAGCGCGGCGGAGCACACGCAGCTCCTCCGCACCGAAGGCCATGCCGCCGCGAGATCCGTATGGCGTGGGCATGGACCGACAATACGTGCCAAACGGACAAAATCCGCTTAACGCCAATCTGTGGCGTGGCTTCTGGCGTGGCTTCCGCGGGACGTGGCGGCGGCCGCGCTCACTCCGAGCGGCGGCGGATCATCGCGAAGACGACCGCGCCGACCCCGAGGGCGCCGGCCGCGACGGCAGTGATCCAGGGGAGCACACCC
Protein-coding sequences here:
- a CDS encoding BlaI/MecI/CopY family transcriptional regulator, whose protein sequence is MPRPLGELEDSVMTRVWKWNRPVTVREVLEDLQQERSIAYTTVMTVLDNLHQKGWVRREAEGRAYRYEAVSTRAAYAAALMNEAWSQSDNPAAALVAFFGMMSAEQREALSDAMRIVGPVSQAIPEAIPEAIPQADPQETPQADPQETPQETPQETPQAVPENPGAAEPEVER